A single genomic interval of Shewanella halotolerans harbors:
- the fghA gene encoding S-formylglutathione hydrolase, translating into MTIENISSNKCFGGWHKQYQHQSRVLNCAMRFAIYLPPQASEQKVPVLYWLSGLTCTDENFMQKAGAMRIAAELGVAIVAPDTSPRGMEVADDAAYDLGQGAGFYLNATQAPWQAHYQMYDYVVEELPELIEAHFPVTEARSLAGHSMGGHGAVTIGLKHPDRYRSVSAFSPIVNPINCPWGQKAFSEYLGKNRDAWLAYDACELMKQASCDLPIFIDQGSSDNFLEEQLRPEALIAVAKEKEYPLILRMQEGYDHSYYFIATFIEDHLRFHASHLL; encoded by the coding sequence ATGACCATAGAAAATATCAGTAGCAACAAGTGCTTCGGTGGTTGGCATAAACAGTATCAGCATCAGTCTCGGGTGCTAAATTGCGCCATGCGTTTCGCCATCTATCTGCCGCCACAGGCCAGCGAGCAGAAGGTGCCAGTGCTTTACTGGCTGTCTGGGCTGACCTGCACGGATGAGAACTTCATGCAAAAGGCTGGCGCCATGCGTATTGCGGCAGAGCTGGGGGTGGCCATCGTAGCGCCCGATACTAGTCCAAGAGGGATGGAGGTGGCCGATGACGCTGCCTACGACCTGGGCCAAGGCGCGGGGTTTTATCTCAACGCGACTCAGGCGCCTTGGCAGGCGCATTATCAGATGTATGATTATGTGGTTGAGGAGCTCCCCGAGCTTATCGAGGCCCATTTTCCGGTGACCGAGGCGCGCTCTCTGGCCGGTCACTCCATGGGAGGCCACGGCGCCGTGACCATAGGCCTTAAGCATCCAGATCGTTATCGCTCTGTCTCGGCCTTTAGTCCTATCGTCAATCCTATCAACTGCCCTTGGGGGCAGAAGGCGTTTAGTGAGTATCTGGGTAAGAACCGTGACGCTTGGCTGGCCTATGATGCCTGTGAGCTGATGAAGCAGGCTAGTTGCGATCTGCCGATTTTTATCGATCAGGGCAGTAGTGACAACTTCCTCGAGGAGCAGCTAAGGCCAGAGGCCTTGATAGCGGTGGCTAAGGAGAAGGAGTATCCGCTGATCCTGCGCATGCAGGAGGGGTACGATCACAGCTATTATTTCATCGCCACCTTTATCGAAGATCACCTGAGATTCCACGCCAGTCATCTTTTATGA
- a CDS encoding DUF1285 domain-containing protein, with amino-acid sequence MPELDPAAQLRQITQGAPLCDEAPLFHIDNQGRWFYRGEPLPDKFCRLFATILHHKSEGYLLMTPVETVRVEVAEFPFIINDYEDTQDGQFTLTSSIGTQFQVVGYDAFVVDEAAISVSLARGLSAKLGRACYYRFIEQYLLNQDGDAN; translated from the coding sequence ATGCCTGAACTCGACCCCGCAGCTCAGCTGCGGCAAATCACTCAAGGGGCGCCGCTATGCGATGAGGCGCCGCTGTTTCATATCGATAACCAAGGACGTTGGTTTTATCGCGGCGAGCCTCTGCCCGATAAATTTTGCCGCCTATTTGCCACCATTTTGCATCATAAATCTGAGGGATATTTACTGATGACGCCGGTGGAGACGGTGAGGGTAGAGGTTGCCGAGTTTCCCTTTATTATCAATGATTATGAAGATACGCAAGACGGACAATTTACCCTGACCAGCTCCATAGGTACCCAGTTCCAGGTGGTCGGGTATGATGCTTTTGTAGTGGATGAGGCGGCAATATCCGTCTCCTTAGCCAGAGGATTATCGGCTAAACTTGGAAGAGCCTGTTATTATCGTTTTATCGAGCAATACCTGCTAAATCAAGACGGCGACGCAAACTAA
- the ppsR gene encoding posphoenolpyruvate synthetase regulatory kinase/phosphorylase PpsR — protein sequence MSRKVFYISDGTAITAEVFGHAVLSQFPVEFEALTIPFVETTQKAEAVKAQINDCFITTGERPLVFHSIVKAEIRDIIYSSECIDYDFLNTFVAPLEDQLGVKAVPVTHRTHGKANHSYEARIDAINYAMENDDGQTLKHIDKADIVLLGVSRCGKTPSSLYLSMQFGIKAANYPFIEDDMDNLKLPEVLKKNKHKLFGLTIDPVRLHEIRQSRMENSRYSSLRQCRIEVKEVEMMYKRERIPFVNTTNHSVEEIATKILDVTGLERHMF from the coding sequence ATGTCACGTAAAGTCTTTTATATCTCAGATGGGACGGCGATCACGGCCGAGGTTTTTGGCCATGCGGTACTGTCTCAATTTCCAGTTGAGTTTGAAGCACTTACTATTCCATTTGTCGAGACAACTCAGAAAGCCGAGGCGGTAAAAGCACAAATTAATGATTGTTTTATTACAACAGGCGAACGACCTCTTGTGTTCCATTCTATCGTCAAAGCCGAGATCCGAGACATCATCTATAGCAGTGAGTGTATCGACTATGACTTCTTGAACACCTTCGTTGCCCCGCTGGAAGATCAGTTAGGCGTCAAGGCGGTTCCAGTCACCCACAGAACTCACGGCAAGGCGAATCACAGTTATGAGGCGCGAATCGACGCCATCAATTACGCCATGGAAAACGATGACGGCCAGACCCTGAAACATATCGATAAGGCCGACATAGTACTGCTGGGCGTCTCCCGTTGCGGCAAGACCCCCAGCAGCCTGTATCTGTCGATGCAGTTTGGCATCAAGGCGGCCAACTATCCCTTCATCGAAGATGACATGGACAACCTTAAGCTGCCCGAGGTGTTAAAGAAGAACAAACATAAGCTGTTTGGTCTGACTATCGATCCTGTGCGCCTGCATGAGATCCGTCAGAGCCGCATGGAGAACAGCCGTTACTCCTCGCTGAGACAGTGCCGTATCGAGGTAAAAGAGGTAGAGATGATGTATAAGCGCGAGCGCATTCCCTTCGTCAACACCACCAACCACTCGGTAGAAGAGATCGCCACCAAGATTCTGGATGTCACCGGCCTGGAACGTCATATGTTCTAA
- the ydiJ gene encoding D-2-hydroxyglutarate dehydrogenase YdiJ, whose protein sequence is MLPKLSHQQTLEPVYLAFLDALAQSNYCGDIDKRYSARLAQATDNSVYQFLPQAVLYPKTQADVKLIMTLATKPEFKPVVFSARGGGTGTNGQSLTHGLILDLSRYFNQVIEINEKERWVRVQAGVVKDALNDALRPHGFFFSPDLSTSNRATMGGMINTDASGAGSLVYGKTSDHVLELTSVLYDGSVLETKPLDLKALEALDALKSPSLGQALQRDIARMTREHRGEVESRFPKLNRFLTGYDLKNVWNEAVDEFNLSRILTGSEGTLAVITEAKLDITPLPKTRMMVNIKYDSFQSALRHAPDLVKAKATVVETVDSKVLNLAKQDIIWHSVSSLIEDVPGASIDGLNMVEFAGEPEEVEAKVKQLEAMLDTQLAAKQAGLLGYQVTSDKASINTIYAMRKKAVGLLGATKGSRKPIAFAEDTAVPPEKLADFIMEFRALLDSHELQYGMFGHVDAGVLHVRPALDMCDPQDERLLKTVSDQVAALTLKYGGLMWGEHGKGVRGEYGPSVFGETLFGLLEEVKGYFDPNNKLNPGKLVAPKGSGPLLYNVDSTKRGAFDRQIPVNTREAFPDVMNCNGNGLCFNYSVYSPMCPSFKVTGDRVQSPKGRAGLMREWLRLLEAEGVDVEALAKAKPLGWLQRTQNTLKKEREYDYSHEVMESLKGCLACKACSSQCPVKVDVPKFRAQFFNIYYQRYLRPVKDYLVAGIEESLPLMAKVPQITNFASQNKLSQWVIKQSIGYVDAPALSVPTLKQRLENHACRGYDLNALQQIPQSERDQYVLVVQDPFNSFYEAETVYHFIKLIEKLGFKPVLLPFKPNGKPIHIKGFLDKFAKTAQSSADFLNQVHALGMPMVGVDPAMVLCYRDEYKEILAENRGDFNVLLANEWLLKVIDAVAPTAKSAKLNVSADSANAGRQFTWFSHCTESTAKPNTAKEWQAIFSAFGAELSTVSLGCCGMAGTYGHESDNLKRSKALYEMSWEKAIESLPHEQILISGYSCRSQVKRFGGFKPKHPVQALLSLIDNG, encoded by the coding sequence ATGCTCCCTAAGTTATCCCATCAACAGACCCTAGAGCCTGTCTATTTGGCGTTTCTCGACGCCCTTGCCCAGAGCAATTATTGTGGCGATATCGATAAGCGTTACAGCGCGCGTCTCGCCCAGGCAACGGATAACTCTGTCTACCAGTTTCTGCCTCAGGCCGTCTTGTATCCCAAGACTCAGGCCGATGTTAAGCTGATCATGACCCTGGCGACTAAGCCAGAGTTTAAACCGGTAGTCTTTAGTGCGCGCGGGGGCGGCACAGGCACCAACGGTCAGTCGCTGACCCATGGCCTCATTCTGGATCTGTCGCGTTATTTCAATCAGGTGATTGAGATCAACGAGAAGGAGCGCTGGGTGAGGGTGCAGGCCGGTGTGGTCAAAGATGCGCTCAACGACGCGCTGCGCCCCCATGGTTTCTTCTTTAGCCCAGATCTCTCAACCTCTAACCGCGCAACCATGGGCGGCATGATCAACACAGACGCCTCGGGCGCCGGCTCGCTGGTCTATGGCAAGACCTCTGATCATGTGCTCGAGCTGACCAGCGTGCTTTATGACGGTAGTGTGCTGGAGACCAAGCCGCTGGATCTAAAAGCGCTCGAAGCCTTAGATGCGCTGAAGTCCCCAAGCCTGGGGCAGGCGCTGCAGCGTGATATCGCCCGCATGACACGGGAGCACAGAGGCGAGGTAGAGAGCCGCTTTCCCAAACTCAACCGTTTCCTGACAGGTTATGATCTGAAAAATGTCTGGAACGAGGCTGTCGATGAGTTCAACCTGTCGCGCATTCTTACCGGCTCCGAAGGCACGCTGGCAGTGATCACCGAGGCCAAGCTGGATATTACGCCGCTGCCCAAGACCCGCATGATGGTCAATATTAAGTATGACTCTTTCCAGTCGGCGCTGCGTCACGCGCCGGATCTGGTCAAGGCTAAGGCGACCGTGGTGGAAACCGTGGATTCTAAGGTCCTTAATCTGGCCAAGCAGGATATCATCTGGCATTCGGTGTCATCTCTGATTGAAGATGTGCCGGGCGCCTCCATCGATGGCCTCAACATGGTGGAGTTCGCCGGTGAGCCAGAAGAGGTGGAAGCCAAAGTTAAACAATTAGAGGCGATGCTCGATACTCAGCTTGCCGCTAAGCAGGCTGGCCTGCTGGGATATCAGGTCACATCGGATAAGGCGAGCATCAACACCATCTACGCTATGCGTAAGAAGGCGGTGGGGCTGCTTGGCGCTACTAAGGGAAGCCGCAAGCCTATCGCCTTCGCCGAAGATACCGCTGTGCCGCCTGAGAAGCTGGCCGACTTTATCATGGAGTTTAGGGCGCTGCTGGACAGCCATGAGCTGCAATATGGCATGTTCGGTCACGTAGATGCCGGCGTGCTGCATGTACGTCCGGCGCTGGATATGTGCGACCCGCAGGATGAGCGACTGCTCAAGACGGTATCGGATCAGGTGGCGGCCCTGACCCTCAAGTATGGCGGCCTGATGTGGGGCGAGCATGGTAAGGGGGTACGTGGCGAGTATGGCCCATCTGTTTTCGGCGAAACCCTGTTTGGTCTGCTCGAAGAGGTCAAAGGCTATTTCGACCCCAATAACAAGCTCAATCCAGGCAAGCTGGTGGCACCTAAGGGCAGCGGACCGCTACTCTATAACGTCGACAGCACCAAACGAGGCGCTTTTGACCGCCAGATCCCGGTCAACACCCGCGAAGCTTTCCCGGATGTGATGAACTGTAACGGCAATGGCCTCTGTTTCAACTACAGTGTCTATTCGCCCATGTGCCCCTCATTTAAGGTGACCGGGGACAGGGTACAATCGCCGAAAGGGCGCGCGGGACTGATGCGCGAATGGCTGCGCTTATTAGAAGCCGAAGGCGTGGATGTCGAGGCCTTAGCCAAGGCTAAGCCTCTGGGTTGGCTGCAACGCACCCAGAACACCCTGAAGAAAGAGCGCGAATATGACTACTCCCACGAGGTGATGGAGTCGTTGAAGGGCTGTCTCGCCTGTAAGGCGTGTTCGTCTCAGTGCCCGGTGAAGGTGGATGTGCCCAAGTTCAGGGCGCAGTTCTTCAATATCTATTACCAGCGCTATCTGCGTCCGGTGAAAGACTATCTGGTGGCAGGAATTGAAGAGAGTCTGCCATTGATGGCCAAGGTGCCTCAAATCACCAACTTTGCCTCACAAAACAAGCTGAGTCAGTGGGTGATTAAACAATCTATCGGCTATGTGGATGCGCCAGCGCTGTCAGTGCCGACGCTTAAGCAGCGCCTGGAGAACCACGCCTGCCGTGGCTATGACCTGAATGCCTTGCAGCAGATCCCACAAAGCGAGCGTGATCAATATGTGCTTGTGGTGCAAGACCCGTTCAATAGTTTCTATGAGGCCGAGACGGTTTACCACTTTATTAAGCTGATTGAGAAGCTGGGCTTCAAGCCAGTGCTACTGCCCTTTAAGCCTAACGGTAAGCCGATTCATATCAAGGGCTTCTTGGATAAGTTTGCCAAGACGGCTCAGTCCAGCGCCGATTTCTTGAATCAGGTGCACGCCCTAGGCATGCCTATGGTGGGGGTAGATCCTGCCATGGTGCTATGCTATCGCGATGAATATAAAGAGATCCTGGCTGAAAATCGTGGCGACTTTAACGTGCTGCTGGCCAACGAATGGTTGCTCAAGGTGATCGACGCCGTGGCGCCGACAGCTAAGTCAGCTAAGTTAAATGTGTCAGCAGATTCGGCTAATGCTGGTAGGCAGTTTACCTGGTTCAGTCACTGCACCGAATCCACGGCCAAGCCCAATACGGCCAAAGAGTGGCAGGCAATATTTAGCGCATTTGGTGCCGAGCTAAGCACAGTCAGCCTTGGCTGCTGCGGCATGGCGGGCACCTATGGTCACGAGAGCGATAACCTTAAGCGCTCCAAGGCCTTATATGAGATGTCCTGGGAGAAGGCCATAGAATCGCTGCCACATGAGCAGATATTGATCTCTGGTTATTCTTGTCGTAGCCAGGTGAAACGTTTCGGTGGCTTCAAACCCAAACACCCGGTGCAGGCGCTGCTGAGTCTTATTGATAATGGTTAG
- a CDS encoding 3-deoxy-7-phosphoheptulonate synthase — translation MTIKTDELRTTLLCKAISPAKLASEYPLTQDAADYLVQQRREVEAILTGEDKRLLVIIGPCSIHDTQAAIDYAKRLAVLHKELKDSLCILMRVYFEKPRTTVGWKGLISDPDLDGSFNANKGLRLARHLLQEITELNLPIATEFLDMVNGQYIADLITWGAVGARTTESQIHREMASALSCPVGFKNGTDGNINIAIDAVRAAKEPHIFYSPDKDGAMAVYRTSGNPYGHIILRGGKQPNYHEADIQAAAQKLKDVGLSHRMVVDFSHGNSQKQHKRQLEVAKDIMAQVASGSTAIAGIMAESFIEEGNQKVVAGEPLVYGKSITDACLDWADSEKLLRDLAAASKARMAKLS, via the coding sequence ATGACCATTAAAACAGACGAACTACGCACCACATTACTATGTAAGGCCATTTCACCTGCTAAACTCGCATCTGAATACCCGCTTACTCAAGACGCCGCCGACTACCTGGTTCAACAGAGACGTGAAGTTGAAGCCATTCTCACCGGTGAAGACAAACGTCTTCTGGTGATCATCGGCCCCTGCTCTATCCACGACACCCAGGCTGCCATCGACTACGCTAAGCGTCTGGCCGTGCTGCATAAAGAACTCAAAGACTCACTCTGCATCCTGATGCGCGTCTATTTCGAGAAACCTCGTACCACTGTTGGTTGGAAGGGGCTAATTTCCGATCCGGATCTCGACGGCAGCTTTAATGCCAACAAAGGCCTGCGCCTGGCGCGTCACCTGTTGCAAGAGATCACCGAGCTAAATCTGCCTATCGCCACCGAATTTTTGGATATGGTTAACGGTCAGTATATTGCCGACCTCATCACCTGGGGCGCGGTTGGCGCCCGTACCACAGAGAGTCAGATCCACCGCGAGATGGCCTCGGCGCTCTCCTGTCCGGTCGGCTTCAAGAACGGTACCGACGGCAACATCAATATCGCCATCGACGCGGTGCGCGCCGCCAAGGAACCGCACATCTTCTACTCGCCAGATAAAGATGGCGCCATGGCCGTTTACCGCACCAGCGGTAACCCTTATGGCCACATCATACTGCGCGGCGGCAAACAGCCGAACTACCATGAGGCCGACATTCAGGCTGCGGCGCAGAAGCTTAAAGATGTGGGCCTGTCTCACCGCATGGTGGTGGACTTTAGCCACGGCAACAGCCAGAAGCAGCATAAGCGTCAACTCGAGGTCGCCAAAGATATCATGGCGCAGGTCGCCTCAGGCTCGACCGCGATTGCCGGCATCATGGCCGAGAGCTTTATCGAAGAGGGCAACCAGAAGGTGGTAGCCGGTGAACCACTGGTTTACGGCAAGAGCATCACAGATGCCTGCCTCGACTGGGCCGACTCAGAAAAGCTACTGCGAGACCTTGCTGCAGCCTCCAAGGCGCGCATGGCAAAGCTTAGCTAA
- a CDS encoding response regulator transcription factor: MKLENLHIIIADDHPLFRNALRQALSGAFADTQWFEADSAEALQGLLEQGNTAYDLVLLDLQMPGSHGYSTLIHLRTHFPELPVVVISAHEDAMTISRAVHYGSAGFIPKSASMETLSEALTAVLYGDIWLPDNIELQEINEDATDQMAAKLADLTPQQYKVLQMFAEGLLNKQIAYDLGVSEATIKAHATAIFRKLGVRNRTQAVIALQQLEMEKVEL, translated from the coding sequence ATGAAGCTCGAAAACTTGCACATCATCATCGCAGATGATCATCCATTATTTAGGAATGCGCTGCGACAGGCATTGAGCGGCGCCTTTGCCGACACCCAGTGGTTTGAGGCCGATAGTGCCGAAGCCCTACAAGGCCTATTGGAACAGGGCAACACCGCCTATGACTTAGTGTTGCTGGATCTACAGATGCCCGGCTCCCATGGTTACTCCACCTTAATACACCTAAGAACCCATTTCCCCGAACTGCCTGTAGTGGTGATCTCCGCTCACGAAGATGCCATGACCATCAGCCGCGCCGTCCATTATGGTAGCGCCGGGTTTATTCCCAAGTCCGCCTCCATGGAGACCCTCTCGGAGGCCCTCACGGCTGTACTCTATGGCGATATCTGGCTACCGGACAACATAGAGCTGCAAGAGATCAACGAAGATGCCACGGATCAGATGGCAGCCAAGCTTGCCGATCTCACGCCGCAGCAATATAAGGTGCTGCAGATGTTTGCCGAGGGTCTGCTCAACAAGCAGATCGCCTATGACCTGGGCGTATCCGAGGCCACCATCAAGGCCCACGCCACCGCCATCTTTAGAAAACTCGGGGTGAGAAACCGCACTCAGGCAGTTATCGCCCTGCAGCAGCTGGAGATGGAAAAGGTCGAGCTATAG
- a CDS encoding acyl-CoA thioesterase — MPLTDTETQYSDAIRARIAQSEARVIKAIFPSITNHHNTLFGGEALAWMDETAFIAATRFCRKTLVTVSSDRIDFNKSIPAGTLAEIIANVIYVGNTSLKVEVNIFVEDMYQDHREHAIRGVFTFVALDEDRKPTKVWSGD; from the coding sequence ATGCCCCTAACCGATACAGAAACTCAGTATTCTGACGCCATTCGCGCGCGCATCGCGCAGTCAGAAGCCCGGGTGATCAAAGCGATTTTTCCCTCTATTACCAACCATCACAACACCCTCTTTGGTGGCGAGGCGCTGGCCTGGATGGATGAGACCGCCTTTATCGCCGCTACCCGCTTCTGCCGCAAGACACTTGTTACTGTCAGCTCAGATCGTATCGACTTCAATAAGTCGATTCCTGCCGGCACCCTGGCAGAGATCATTGCCAACGTGATCTATGTGGGTAACACCTCCCTCAAGGTTGAGGTCAACATCTTTGTCGAAGATATGTACCAAGATCATCGTGAGCATGCCATACGCGGCGTCTTTACCTTTGTGGCGCTGGATGAAGATCGTAAACCCACTAAGGTGTGGAGCGGCGACTGA
- the ppsA gene encoding phosphoenolpyruvate synthase, which yields MQQYVLWYQELGMGDVNKVGGKNASLGEMISNLANAGVQVPGGFATTSFAFNEFLEQSGLNQKIYETLEALDVDDVNALATAGAQIRQWVIDTPFHSEFEQVVRESYDKLASETSDASFAVRSSATAEDMPDASFAGQQETFLNVKGFDAVLVAIKHVFASLFNDRAISYRVHQGYDHKGVALSAGVQRMVRSDTAASGVMFTMDTESGNNDVVFVTSSFGLGEMVVQGAVNPDEFYVHKPSLTAGHKAVVRRNIGSKLIQMVYSDDLSHGKQVKIEDVPADMRRQFSISDEEVMELAKQAMIIEKHYGRPMDIEWAKDGNDGKLYIVQARPETVRSREDVQLIERFHLKTKSEVIGEGRAIGHKIGNGTAKVLASIEDMDQIQEGDVLVTDMTDPDWEPIMKRASAIVTNRGGRTCHAAIIARELGVPAVVGCGDITDKIKHGQQVTVSCAEGDTGYIYEGIQEFDVMSSRVDSMPELPMKIMMNVGNPDRAFDFARLPNEGVGLARLEFIINRMIGIHPKALLEFNDQSAELQQEIHEMIAGYESPVEYYVARLVEGIATIASAFHPKKVIVRMSDFKSNEYANLVGGDRYEPEEENPMLGFRGASRYISESFRDCFALECEAIKRVRNEMGLTNVEIMIPFVRTLEEGRQVIELLKEQGLERGKDGLRVIMMCELPSNALLADQFLEIFDGFSIGSNDLTQLTLGLDRDSGIISHLFDERNEAVKALLAMAIKAAKAKGAYVGICGQGPSDHADFAAWLVEQGIDTVSLNPDTVIDTWLYLGEAHA from the coding sequence GTGCAGCAATATGTACTCTGGTATCAAGAATTAGGCATGGGTGACGTCAACAAGGTAGGCGGTAAAAATGCCTCTCTTGGGGAGATGATCAGCAATCTAGCTAATGCAGGTGTTCAAGTGCCTGGTGGCTTTGCGACCACTTCCTTTGCGTTCAATGAATTTCTTGAACAAAGCGGACTTAACCAGAAGATATACGAGACGCTAGAAGCTCTAGACGTCGACGACGTGAATGCACTCGCCACCGCAGGTGCACAGATCCGACAGTGGGTTATCGATACCCCATTCCATAGCGAATTTGAGCAGGTTGTACGTGAGTCGTACGACAAGCTTGCCTCAGAAACTAGCGATGCATCGTTCGCGGTACGCTCTTCAGCGACTGCCGAAGATATGCCAGATGCATCATTTGCCGGCCAACAGGAAACTTTCCTGAACGTTAAAGGCTTCGACGCAGTACTGGTTGCCATCAAGCACGTATTCGCCTCTCTCTTTAACGACCGAGCTATCTCATACCGTGTACACCAAGGTTATGACCACAAAGGCGTTGCGCTTTCAGCTGGCGTACAGCGTATGGTTCGTTCAGACACCGCCGCTTCAGGTGTGATGTTCACCATGGATACCGAGTCAGGTAACAACGACGTAGTCTTCGTGACCTCTTCATTCGGCCTGGGTGAGATGGTAGTACAAGGCGCGGTGAACCCAGATGAGTTCTATGTTCACAAGCCAAGCCTAACCGCAGGTCACAAGGCCGTTGTTCGCCGCAATATCGGTAGCAAGTTGATTCAGATGGTTTACTCTGACGACCTGAGCCACGGTAAGCAGGTGAAGATTGAAGATGTACCTGCCGACATGCGTCGTCAGTTCTCTATCAGCGATGAAGAGGTGATGGAGCTGGCTAAGCAAGCCATGATCATCGAGAAGCACTACGGTCGTCCAATGGACATCGAGTGGGCTAAAGATGGTAACGACGGCAAACTGTATATCGTACAGGCGCGTCCAGAAACCGTACGTTCACGTGAAGATGTACAGCTGATCGAACGTTTCCACCTCAAGACTAAGAGCGAAGTGATTGGCGAAGGTCGTGCCATCGGTCACAAGATTGGTAACGGTACCGCTAAGGTTCTGGCTTCTATCGAAGATATGGACCAGATCCAAGAAGGTGACGTACTGGTTACCGACATGACTGACCCAGATTGGGAGCCAATCATGAAGCGCGCCAGCGCTATCGTTACTAACCGTGGTGGCCGTACTTGTCACGCGGCGATTATTGCCCGTGAACTTGGCGTACCAGCGGTAGTAGGTTGTGGCGACATCACAGACAAGATCAAGCATGGTCAGCAGGTGACTGTTTCTTGTGCCGAAGGTGACACAGGTTACATCTACGAAGGTATCCAAGAGTTTGACGTTATGTCTTCTCGCGTCGATTCTATGCCTGAACTACCGATGAAGATCATGATGAACGTGGGTAACCCAGACAGAGCGTTCGACTTCGCTCGTCTGCCTAACGAAGGTGTGGGTCTGGCCCGTCTCGAGTTCATCATCAACCGTATGATCGGTATTCACCCTAAGGCGCTGCTTGAATTCAACGACCAAAGCGCCGAGCTGCAGCAAGAGATCCACGAGATGATCGCCGGCTACGAGTCACCAGTAGAATACTACGTGGCACGTCTGGTTGAAGGTATCGCGACTATCGCATCGGCCTTCCATCCGAAGAAAGTTATCGTACGTATGTCAGACTTCAAGTCTAACGAGTACGCTAACCTGGTTGGTGGTGACCGTTACGAGCCGGAAGAAGAGAACCCAATGCTGGGCTTCCGCGGTGCAAGCCGTTACATCTCTGAGTCGTTCCGCGACTGTTTCGCCCTAGAGTGTGAAGCTATCAAGCGTGTACGTAACGAGATGGGTCTGACGAATGTAGAGATCATGATCCCATTCGTACGTACGCTGGAAGAAGGCCGTCAGGTTATCGAACTGCTGAAAGAGCAAGGCCTGGAGCGTGGTAAAGATGGTCTACGCGTCATCATGATGTGTGAGCTGCCGTCTAACGCCCTGCTAGCCGACCAGTTCCTCGAGATCTTCGACGGTTTCTCAATCGGTTCGAACGACTTGACCCAGCTAACCCTAGGTCTGGACCGTGACTCAGGCATCATCAGCCACCTGTTCGACGAGCGTAACGAAGCCGTTAAAGCCCTGCTGGCAATGGCTATCAAGGCCGCTAAGGCGAAAGGCGCTTACGTGGGTATCTGTGGTCAAGGTCCTTCTGACCACGCCGACTTTGCGGCTTGGTTGGTAGAGCAAGGCATCGACACCGTATCGCTTAACCCAGATACAGTGATCGATACCTGGTTATACCTGGGTGAAGCTCACGCTTAA